One window from the genome of Cardiocondyla obscurior isolate alpha-2009 linkage group LG04, Cobs3.1, whole genome shotgun sequence encodes:
- the Tll gene encoding nuclear receptor subfamily 2 group E member 1 isoform X1, producing MQNQESQMAHMSVPPSKMPASSSRILYDIPCKVCRDHSSGKHYGIFACDGCAGFFKRSIRRNRQYVCKAKSEGGCMVDKTHRNQCRACRLAKCIQAGMNKDAVQHERGPRNSTLRRQMALFLKEPEIMNSMVAPPPTALDLVLPKAPSEPRVSVAGPSPHPPLHPAYCNALTMSKFQHRRNWDCRHLLQMPSSISSLQLPFIPSINPESICEQAARLLFLNVHWARDLVSATSLAMEDQLMLLESSWRELFLLAAAQMIPTLDPTPLLPLNLQRIGLAIEVNRFRETLAGFHAMNLDQHEFACIRAIVLFKAGLDTESLSSSRSTSSNSPSPGSRLRDAVCVARLMDSAQLALGQRLSGASYGTLRLNKLLLLLPTLRSVSAHAIEELFFRKTIGVIPIERIICDVYKAS from the exons ATGCAGAATCAGGAGTCACAGATGGCTCACATGTCTGTTCCGCCGTCAAAGATGCCGGCTTCTtcaa GCCGCATTCTTTATGATATACCCTGCAAGGTGTGCCGAGATCACTCCTCGGGAAAACATTACGGTATATTTGCTTGCGATGGATGCGCCGGTTTTTTCAAGCGATCAATTAGAAGAAACCGTCAATACGTATGCAAGGCTAAGTCCGAGGGGGGTTGCATGGTAGACAAGACGCATCGGAATCAATGCCGTGCCTGTAGGCTAGCAAAATGCATACAGGCCGGCATGAACAAAGATG ctgtCCAACATGAGCGTGGCCCACGAAACTCGACACTTCGTAGGCAAATGGCTTTATTTCTTAAGGAACCTGAAATTATGAATAGCATGGTAGCACCGCCGCCAACGGCTTTAGATCTTGTTCTACCTAAAGCGCCGTCGGAACCACGCGTTTCGGTGGCTGGGCCATCGCCCCATCCTCCCTTGCATCCGGCATACTGCAACGCATTGACGATGTCAAAG TTTCAACATCGAAGAAATTGGGATTGTCGTCATCTGTTGCAGATGCCATCGAGTATATCGAGCTTGCAGTTGCCATTTATCCCTTCGATCAATCCCGAATCCATATGCGAACAGGCCGCGAGGCTACTCTTCCTAAATGTGCACTGGGCACGAGATTTAGTATCAGCGACTAGCCTCGCCATGGAAGACCAGCTGATGCTGCTCGAGTCTTCCTGGCGCGAGCTTTTTTTACTGGCCGCCGCACAGATGATTCCGACTCTCGACCCCACGCCTTTACTACCGTTAAATCTTCAACGTATCGGGCTTGCGATAGAGGTAAATCGTTTTCGCGAAACTTTAGCCGGTTTTCACGCGATGAACCTCGATCAGCACGAGTTCGCCTGTATTAGAGCGATAGTGCTTTTCAAAGCTGGTCTAGACACAGAATCTTTATCCAGCAGCAGGAGCACTAGTAGCAACTCACCAAGCCCCGGGAGTCGGCTTAGGGACGCCGTATGCGTTGCTCGGTTGATGGACAGCGCACAATTAGCTTTAGGACAACGACTCAGCGGAGCTTCTTATGGAACTCTTAGGCTTAACAAACTGCTACTGTTATTACCTACGCTACGATCCGTATCTGCGCATGCTAtcgaagaattatttttcagaaaaacGATCGGCGTGATCCCGATCGAAAGGATTATCTGCGACGTGTATAAAGCGTCTTAA
- the Tll gene encoding nuclear receptor subfamily 2 group E member 1 isoform X2, with product MQNQESQMAHMSVPPSKMPASSSRILYDIPCKVCRDHSSGKHYGIFACDGCAGFFKRSIRRNRQYVCKAKSEGGCMVDKTHRNQCRACRLAKCIQAGMNKDAVQHERGPRNSTLRRQMALFLKEPEIMNSMVAPPPTALDLVLPKAPSEPRVSVAGPSPHPPLHPAYCNALTMSKMPSSISSLQLPFIPSINPESICEQAARLLFLNVHWARDLVSATSLAMEDQLMLLESSWRELFLLAAAQMIPTLDPTPLLPLNLQRIGLAIEVNRFRETLAGFHAMNLDQHEFACIRAIVLFKAGLDTESLSSSRSTSSNSPSPGSRLRDAVCVARLMDSAQLALGQRLSGASYGTLRLNKLLLLLPTLRSVSAHAIEELFFRKTIGVIPIERIICDVYKAS from the exons ATGCAGAATCAGGAGTCACAGATGGCTCACATGTCTGTTCCGCCGTCAAAGATGCCGGCTTCTtcaa GCCGCATTCTTTATGATATACCCTGCAAGGTGTGCCGAGATCACTCCTCGGGAAAACATTACGGTATATTTGCTTGCGATGGATGCGCCGGTTTTTTCAAGCGATCAATTAGAAGAAACCGTCAATACGTATGCAAGGCTAAGTCCGAGGGGGGTTGCATGGTAGACAAGACGCATCGGAATCAATGCCGTGCCTGTAGGCTAGCAAAATGCATACAGGCCGGCATGAACAAAGATG ctgtCCAACATGAGCGTGGCCCACGAAACTCGACACTTCGTAGGCAAATGGCTTTATTTCTTAAGGAACCTGAAATTATGAATAGCATGGTAGCACCGCCGCCAACGGCTTTAGATCTTGTTCTACCTAAAGCGCCGTCGGAACCACGCGTTTCGGTGGCTGGGCCATCGCCCCATCCTCCCTTGCATCCGGCATACTGCAACGCATTGACGATGTCAAAG ATGCCATCGAGTATATCGAGCTTGCAGTTGCCATTTATCCCTTCGATCAATCCCGAATCCATATGCGAACAGGCCGCGAGGCTACTCTTCCTAAATGTGCACTGGGCACGAGATTTAGTATCAGCGACTAGCCTCGCCATGGAAGACCAGCTGATGCTGCTCGAGTCTTCCTGGCGCGAGCTTTTTTTACTGGCCGCCGCACAGATGATTCCGACTCTCGACCCCACGCCTTTACTACCGTTAAATCTTCAACGTATCGGGCTTGCGATAGAGGTAAATCGTTTTCGCGAAACTTTAGCCGGTTTTCACGCGATGAACCTCGATCAGCACGAGTTCGCCTGTATTAGAGCGATAGTGCTTTTCAAAGCTGGTCTAGACACAGAATCTTTATCCAGCAGCAGGAGCACTAGTAGCAACTCACCAAGCCCCGGGAGTCGGCTTAGGGACGCCGTATGCGTTGCTCGGTTGATGGACAGCGCACAATTAGCTTTAGGACAACGACTCAGCGGAGCTTCTTATGGAACTCTTAGGCTTAACAAACTGCTACTGTTATTACCTACGCTACGATCCGTATCTGCGCATGCTAtcgaagaattatttttcagaaaaacGATCGGCGTGATCCCGATCGAAAGGATTATCTGCGACGTGTATAAAGCGTCTTAA